The stretch of DNA CGGAGACCGGTTCCAGCGGCCGCTTGCCGATGCGCAGTGTAACCTGCTCGCCCGCGTTGAGTTCGCGGAACGCGACGTCGTTTTCGACCTGTACACGCCCTTCACTGACAGTGACGACGGTCATGTTTTCCTCGACGCGCACGTCGAATGTGGTGCCAAAAACGACTACGTTGCCGGGAGGCGTATTGACGCGAAACAGGCGCACGTCTTTGCCGACGTGCAGCCAGGCGCGGCCGCGCTCGACGCTGATCTGCCGCTCGTCATGGATCTTGATGCGCGTGTCCGCCGCCACCTTGATTTCGGTGGGGCCGGCGAGCGACAGCATCATGGCCGCCGCGTTGCCGGTTTCGAAGCGTTCCCCGGCATTGATATAGCTGCTCAGGTTGACGCTGAGCCGGTCCGTGCCTTCTTCGTTGCTGCGCATGACTTGGCCCTGGCGGAACGTGACCACGCCGATGCTGGGCTCGGGCAGGTCTCCGTTTCGCGGCCACGAATAGAAGATCGCGAGCGCGAGCACAATAATCAGGACTGGGGCCAGAGCCGGTACAAGACGCAGGAGCCAGGTTATGCCGCCGCTTGCATGCTTGACGCGCCAGTTCACCTCCTGGACATTCGTCGACGACCGGTCCATTTCGGGCAAATGCGCCATAATGCCGGGGGTGAGGTCGTTATGGAGACGATGCTCTTCGTACACCTCGAAAAGGAGCGCCGTACTCCGCTTGTGCCGTTTGAGCGCACGGCTGCAGACGCGGCATTCCGACACGTGCTCTTCGAAAATGAGCCGTTCCGAGTCGGTCACTTCGCCGTCGATATAGCCCTGTATCAGGCTTTCTATTTGTCTACATGACGCCACTGCACGTTCCCCTCGCCTTGGTCGAGATCCGCCAGCAAATCACGCAACTGGCGGCCGGCCCGATGAAGGATGCCGCGAATTTCATCCCGCGATTCGCCCGTAAACCGGCTGATCTCCTCGTAACTCAATTCCTGCAGGTACCGAAGCACCACCGGCAACCGGTAGCGTTCCGGAAGCGAATCGATCGCCTGCTGGACCCGCTCGAATCGCTCCCGGCTTTGGGCCTGTCTGTGCGGTCCCTGTCGTGCATCTTCAATTGACACTGTGCGCCGATGCGGCAACGGCGTTTCTGTTGCCAGACGCCTGCCTTGCCGGCGCAGCCAGTTGGCTGCTGTACGGCAGGTTATCTCGCGCAGCCACGCCCCGAACTTCTCCGCATCCTTCAGGCGCGGCAAGCTTCGATACGCGGCCCAGAACGATTCCTGGGCCACATCCTCCGCCGCGCCATACCGGCCGGCATAATAAAAGGCCGTGGCATACACCGCTGCCTGGTAACGCTGGACCAACTCCCTGAACGCGTCCGCGTCACCCTGAAGACAACGATAAACGAGTTCACCGTCCTTCAGTTGCATCGGCGCTCCTTCCCCGGCCCCGGGTTTCGTCCCGAAGGCGTCATAACATCAACCTCGCCGTATGCATTATTAAAGTGGCTCCTGGCGTCCCAGTTGCCACAATTCGTTCCATATTGGAACTACCCGGGCCCGGCACACTTCGTGTCACCGGCAATATCCCCCGACAGGACCCGATTGTTCCGTCTGCGAGACGATGCACGACGGAGAATCAGACACGACGGACGGACGCCCGGTGGTGTCACAATGACGCCGCTGAAAAAGCAGGCACAGGGGAGTGACGGCACTGTGTCAGAAGGCAAGCTGCCGCAAGAGACATTGAAGGCGAGCAGGATGCCCGGCGTTTCGCCCGGATGCAATCACTCGGCAGCATGTTTTCGTGTTTCCAAACCTTGGCGGAGTTCCTGCCCAGGCCACCTGCCCTAACAACACCTCTTGACAGATTTCTGACGCTCGGCTAGAATGACTCTATTCAGGCACGGTTTTATAGGCGGTTAGGCATGGGCATGAAAGTCGCACTGGACGTCGTCGATCGGCGTCGAAGGGAGCCGCTTTACCTGCAACTGGCCAAGGCCATCACCGGCGCGATCCGCGAAGGGCATTACGGGCCGGGCGAGCGCATCCCCTCTGAACGCGAGTTCATGCGCGAGGGCAGGCTGAGCTACCCGACGGTCGCGCAGGCCTTTCGCGAAGTGGTCAAAGCCGGCTGGGTACGCCGCAAAGTCGGCAGCGGCACCTTTGTTGCCGACCCCTTGCCNNNNNNNNNNNNNNNNNNNNNNNNNNNNNNNNNNNNNNNNNNNNNNNNNNNNNNNNNNNNNNNNNNNNNNNNNNNNNNNNNNNNNNNNNNNNNNNNNNNNGCGGTGGATACCCTGTTCGCCCGGTCCCGCGACCGGCGGCTGACCGCAATCATGTGCGTTACCGACGATATTGCCCGCGGCGTCATCCGGCGCCTGCGCCGGCGCGGCCTGCGCGTGCCCGAGGATGTGTCAGTAACCGGATTCGACGACCTGGCGTGGTCCGCGGACTTTCGGCCGCCCTTGACTACAGTGGCGCAGCCGCTCGAACGCATCGGCCGCAGGGCCGTGCGCCTCCTGCTCGAGCGGCTCCACAACCTCGAGCGGCCGCCCACCCGCGTGGTGCTAGACCACCGGCTGTGCATTCGCGCATCGACCGCGCCGCCGCCGGCGCCGTAGACAACCGCTGCGGCGGCGCCCGTATCCGGGCTCGCCGCAACGTGACCCATAGATCAAGAAACAAGAAACAGGAAACGGGGAGGGCCCAAAGATGCACACGCAGGCATCGGGCCGCATGGCCATCATGGCCGGGGGCGTCTTGTTGTTCCTGTGCCTTCCGGCGGACGGCGCGCAAATCTACGCCAACGACGACGTCACGACGCGCAACAACGGCAACAACTACGACGAAACCGACATGGGCTCCGGCGCATACGCGGGGCTCCTTGTCAAAACCGATAGCGGCTATTCGTGGCTCGAATTCACGCTCGGAACCGCTACCACAGCCAACGCGACCCTCTACATTTACAATTACTGGACGCAGAACGGCGTGAATTACGACGTGCGCGTCCGCGCCGCGGCGTACAACTTCAACGAGACGGTCCTTACCGGCGACAACGACCCCGATACCAGCGGATGGGCCGTGCTTGTCAATTCCTTCCATGTGGACACTAGCGCCCGGTGGTATCCGCTCGACATTACGGCATTCTATAACGCCCACCTTGGCCAGACCGTCACCTTCAAATTCGAGACTGTAACCGGCACGGGGGACGGGCCCATTTTCGTGGACCGCGAAGGCACCGGTGGTTACAGCCAGCGTCCCTACATCAATTGGGCCTCCGATCCGACCCCCCCGTCGATAAGTCCCAACGACGACGTGACCACACGTGGGAACGCCACCAACTACGACGAATACAATCTCGGCGGCGGCGCTTACGCCGGCCTTCTCGTCAAAGTCACCAGCAATTTCAGCTGGATCGAATTCACCCTCGGCGCGACTACCGCCGGTTCCGCAACCCTGAACATCTTCAATTACTGGACGCAGAACAACGTCAACTACGACGTGCGCGTCC from Candidatus Hydrogenedentota bacterium encodes:
- a CDS encoding FecR domain-containing protein gives rise to the protein MASCRQIESLIQGYIDGEVTDSERLIFEEHVSECRVCSRALKRHKRSTALLFEVYEEHRLHNDLTPGIMAHLPEMDRSSTNVQEVNWRVKHASGGITWLLRLVPALAPVLIIVLALAIFYSWPRNGDLPEPSIGVVTFRQGQVMRSNEEGTDRLSVNLSSYINAGERFETGNAAAMMLSLAGPTEIKVAADTRIKIHDERQISVERGRAWLHVGKDVRLFRVNTPPGNVVVFGTTFDVRVEENMTVVTVSEGRVQVENDVAFRELNAGEQVTLRIGKRPLEPVSVDAEAELAWADAISPDSGAQRAFAETVRPNYMANMTAEQVFVVQTNGRAVQSLTFEWKPEDGVAIQGGYYVYVYDDHMNQLFSDHIRAEVFQFADSNSFDVVVPGEPIRDVRVLHIKVVPDGVAGDTETTFTKVSAWGIYP
- a CDS encoding sigma-70 family RNA polymerase sigma factor, coding for MQLKDGELVYRCLQGDADAFRELVQRYQAAVYATAFYYAGRYGAAEDVAQESFWAAYRSLPRLKDAEKFGAWLREITCRTAANWLRRQGRRLATETPLPHRRTVSIEDARQGPHRQAQSRERFERVQQAIDSLPERYRLPVVLRYLQELSYEEISRFTGESRDEIRGILHRAGRQLRDLLADLDQGEGNVQWRHVDK
- a CDS encoding GntR family transcriptional regulator, producing the protein MGMKVALDVVDRRRREPLYLQLAKAITGAIREGHYGPGERIPSEREFMREGRLSYPTVAQAFREVVKAGWVRRKVGSGTFVADPLP
- a CDS encoding LacI family DNA-binding transcriptional regulator, which translates into the protein AVDTLFARSRDRRLTAIMCVTDDIARGVIRRLRRRGLRVPEDVSVTGFDDLAWSADFRPPLTTVAQPLERIGRRAVRLLLERLHNLERPPTRVVLDHRLCIRASTAPPPAP